In Microvenator marinus, one genomic interval encodes:
- a CDS encoding alkaline phosphatase D family protein encodes MDRRSFLKTGALVGASLPMFTFSCSDTDFEPLPTYQYDGPLGPPRTFSHGVASGDPTTDAVIIWTRVTPSDLGPVQVFWEMATDQDFENRVAADWAQARQSADWTLKVDVMGLGPGQTYYYRFFAMGRQSIIGRTRTIPLETDEVALAVTSCSNMARGFFRAYRKIAERDDIFGVLHLGDYIYEYGGGTGATPERDPFPRYDIVSLNDYRTRYAQYRSDRDLQAVHQNHPFIAVWDDHETANNSWKDGADNHSEEQGSWADRKAAGLQAYFEWLPIREREPGRIWRQFQFGDLVDLLMLDTRLWGREQAPPFATPGEVAREERQLLGEDQEEWLLDNLTQSNAVWKVLGQQVMMAHFRLGLPPNEVFINGDQWDGYARVRERLLNHIETNSVEDVVVLTGDIHTSWANELTIEPVDPEIYNPETSAGARAVEFVTPAISSQGLESLPPTLVERLQSLNPHIRWVEATKNGYYRIQFTRDSCEAEFWHLDDVFDPRSEIQSARKFRVDRGESKIRDITEA; translated from the coding sequence ATGGATCGACGTTCGTTTTTGAAGACTGGAGCCCTCGTTGGTGCCTCGTTACCGATGTTTACATTTTCGTGTTCCGACACGGATTTTGAGCCGCTCCCAACCTATCAGTACGACGGCCCTCTAGGCCCTCCCCGAACGTTTTCTCACGGCGTCGCTAGTGGAGATCCAACAACGGACGCTGTAATCATTTGGACTCGTGTAACGCCTTCGGATCTTGGGCCGGTCCAAGTGTTTTGGGAAATGGCCACAGACCAAGATTTCGAGAATCGAGTTGCCGCCGACTGGGCGCAAGCGAGGCAGTCCGCCGATTGGACCTTGAAAGTAGATGTGATGGGGCTCGGGCCCGGCCAAACCTACTACTACAGGTTCTTCGCAATGGGACGCCAATCCATCATCGGCCGCACACGAACTATTCCACTTGAGACCGATGAAGTCGCACTCGCCGTCACTTCGTGCTCCAACATGGCGCGCGGTTTTTTCCGCGCGTATCGAAAGATCGCTGAACGCGACGATATTTTCGGTGTTTTGCACCTCGGCGACTATATCTACGAATATGGCGGTGGCACTGGCGCTACGCCGGAACGCGACCCCTTCCCCCGCTACGATATTGTCTCCCTGAACGATTATCGAACGCGCTACGCCCAGTATCGCTCGGACCGCGACCTTCAGGCAGTGCATCAAAACCATCCGTTCATCGCCGTCTGGGACGACCACGAAACGGCGAATAACTCGTGGAAGGATGGCGCGGATAATCACAGCGAAGAACAGGGTTCTTGGGCCGATAGGAAGGCCGCAGGCCTCCAAGCCTACTTTGAGTGGCTCCCGATACGTGAGCGTGAGCCAGGCCGTATCTGGCGGCAATTCCAGTTCGGCGATCTCGTTGATCTTCTTATGCTCGACACGAGACTTTGGGGCCGGGAACAAGCACCACCTTTTGCTACGCCTGGCGAGGTCGCGCGCGAGGAACGTCAGCTACTAGGTGAAGATCAAGAGGAATGGCTCCTCGACAACCTCACTCAGAGCAACGCCGTTTGGAAGGTGCTCGGTCAACAGGTGATGATGGCTCATTTCCGACTAGGACTGCCACCCAACGAGGTCTTCATCAATGGAGACCAATGGGACGGTTATGCGCGCGTTCGCGAACGCCTCCTGAATCACATCGAAACCAATTCGGTTGAGGATGTCGTGGTACTCACGGGCGATATTCACACCTCATGGGCCAACGAACTCACCATCGAGCCTGTCGACCCCGAGATTTACAACCCCGAAACCTCAGCCGGAGCACGAGCTGTGGAATTCGTAACCCCGGCCATTTCTTCTCAAGGACTGGAAAGTCTTCCCCCTACCCTCGTCGAGCGACTCCAATCTCTCAACCCCCACATTCGTTGGGTTGAAGCCACAAAGAATGGGTATTATCGGATCCAATTTACGAGAGACTCTTGCGAGGCTGAGTTTTGGCATCTAGACGATGTCTTCGACCCTCGCTCCGAGATTCAATCCGCGCGTAAGTTTCGGGTAGATCGTGGCGAGTCAAAGATTCGAGATATCACCGAAGCGTGA
- the ltaE gene encoding low-specificity L-threonine aldolase, whose translation MIDLRSDTVTRPSAEMRRAMADAPVGDDVFGDDPTVNKLEDVAAQMLGMDSAVFVPSGTQANLIALMTHCQRGDEYIVGQSAHTYKYEGGGAAVLGSIQPQPIDAEADGTLSLELVKSKIKPDDPHFARTRLLALENTTDGKCLPLDYLAQARRFVNEHQLALHLDGARVFNAAVGSGVDVREISRHFDSVSVCLSKGLGAPVGSVLCGGQAFIQQARRWRKMLGGGMRQAGIIAAAGLFALENNVKRLSDDHENAEFLATGLQGLQGVDVVACSTNMVFLDYQCDFSRWESHLEEAGILAKVGKRTRLVTHLDVSRDDIEHVINAHREFFGECP comes from the coding sequence ATGATCGATTTGAGAAGTGATACCGTGACTCGCCCGAGTGCTGAGATGAGAAGGGCGATGGCGGATGCACCGGTCGGGGACGATGTCTTTGGGGATGATCCCACGGTCAACAAGCTCGAAGACGTAGCAGCGCAAATGTTGGGGATGGATTCGGCGGTCTTCGTGCCTTCGGGTACTCAAGCCAATTTGATCGCGCTTATGACCCATTGCCAGCGTGGCGATGAATATATCGTCGGGCAAAGCGCCCATACCTATAAGTACGAAGGGGGAGGCGCGGCTGTGTTGGGGAGTATTCAACCCCAACCCATCGATGCTGAGGCTGACGGGACTCTGTCTTTGGAGCTTGTGAAGTCCAAAATCAAACCAGACGATCCGCATTTCGCCCGGACTCGACTCCTCGCCCTTGAGAACACGACCGACGGGAAGTGCCTGCCGCTCGATTATTTGGCGCAAGCGAGGCGGTTTGTGAATGAACACCAATTGGCGTTGCACCTCGATGGCGCGAGGGTCTTCAATGCGGCGGTGGGTAGCGGCGTAGATGTGAGAGAGATCTCAAGACATTTTGACTCGGTATCTGTCTGTCTTTCAAAGGGGCTCGGCGCGCCGGTAGGCAGCGTCCTTTGCGGAGGTCAGGCGTTTATCCAGCAGGCGAGGCGCTGGCGCAAGATGTTGGGCGGCGGCATGCGACAAGCCGGAATCATAGCGGCCGCAGGGCTCTTCGCTCTCGAAAACAATGTCAAAAGGCTAAGCGACGACCATGAAAACGCTGAATTCCTAGCGACGGGTTTGCAGGGGTTGCAAGGTGTGGATGTGGTTGCATGTTCAACGAATATGGTCTTCTTGGACTACCAGTGCGATTTTTCTCGTTGGGAATCCCATCTTGAGGAGGCTGGCATCTTAGCAAAGGTCGGGAAAAGAACTCGATTGGTCACACATTTAGACGTGAGCCGAGACGATATTGAGCACGTTATCAACGCGCACCGTGAATTTTTTGGTGAGTGCCCTTGA
- a CDS encoding MarR family winged helix-turn-helix transcriptional regulator, with protein sequence MNDFLGCAGLTKFATYEIRKESSMATKTPFNIADTIGYDIYLVYRRMRKNFLQTAANNGFDITPEQWFTMNKLRNGEPMTQTDLLDDGFNDRPNITRILGQLEAKGWVQREDDPNDGRKHIVTLTKKGRKIHDQFDQAMTPVRDDLYKTIPDSELEACRNTIKKIDEQLREAQN encoded by the coding sequence ATGAACGATTTTCTAGGGTGCGCCGGCCTTACAAAATTCGCGACCTACGAAATACGTAAAGAGAGCTCCATGGCCACCAAAACACCGTTCAATATCGCAGACACCATCGGTTACGACATCTATCTTGTCTATCGGCGCATGCGAAAGAATTTCCTCCAAACCGCTGCAAACAACGGCTTCGACATCACGCCGGAGCAGTGGTTTACCATGAACAAGTTGAGGAATGGTGAGCCGATGACGCAAACCGACCTCCTTGATGATGGCTTCAATGACCGTCCAAATATCACAAGGATTCTGGGCCAACTTGAGGCTAAAGGCTGGGTACAGCGCGAAGATGACCCGAATGACGGCCGAAAGCACATCGTCACTTTGACTAAAAAAGGTCGGAAAATACACGACCAATTTGATCAAGCTATGACGCCGGTGAGAGATGACCTCTACAAGACGATCCCGGATTCTGAGCTCGAAGCGTGCCGAAATACGATCAAGAAGATCGACGAGCAATTGAGAGAAGCTCAAAACTAG
- the dusA gene encoding tRNA dihydrouridine(20/20a) synthase DusA yields MKFEHPISIAPMMDRTDRHFRYLMRLITSRTLLYTEMVTANAILHGDKPRHLNFHSSEHPISLQLGGDSPDAMAEAAQIGEEWGYDEVNINVGCPSDRVKNGNFGACLMAQPELVASLVREMKNRVSIPVTVKHRIGIDEIDSYDHMKRFVEIVAESGADRFSVHARKAWLQGLSPKENREIPPLRYSEVWKLKEELPHLVVEINGGVRTIEDIQEHLEHVDAVMIGRAAYDNPWLFSDVDSLFYSQETEKISAPDLIQKMVEYTRVEVEQGERLPAITRHLLHLFHGLPGARVWRRHLSENSHLPGQRAELIQDAFDMMREKAQALVAD; encoded by the coding sequence ATGAAGTTTGAACATCCAATAAGCATAGCGCCGATGATGGACCGCACGGACCGCCATTTTCGCTATCTGATGCGCCTGATTACGTCTCGAACACTGCTCTACACCGAGATGGTGACGGCAAACGCGATTCTCCACGGCGATAAACCGCGACACCTCAATTTCCACTCATCCGAGCACCCTATAAGCTTGCAACTTGGCGGTGACTCGCCCGATGCGATGGCCGAGGCCGCACAAATCGGGGAAGAATGGGGCTACGACGAAGTCAACATCAACGTGGGCTGCCCTAGTGATCGCGTCAAGAACGGGAACTTTGGTGCCTGTCTGATGGCCCAGCCTGAACTTGTTGCATCGCTTGTCCGAGAGATGAAAAACCGCGTCAGCATCCCGGTCACTGTGAAACACCGAATCGGAATCGACGAGATCGACTCCTACGACCATATGAAGCGCTTTGTGGAGATTGTCGCGGAGTCTGGAGCGGATAGATTCTCGGTGCACGCGAGAAAGGCATGGCTTCAGGGTCTGAGCCCCAAGGAGAATCGTGAGATTCCACCGTTGAGATACTCGGAGGTCTGGAAGCTAAAAGAAGAACTCCCGCACCTAGTTGTGGAGATCAACGGAGGCGTCAGGACCATTGAGGACATTCAGGAACACCTCGAGCACGTAGACGCCGTCATGATCGGAAGGGCCGCCTACGACAACCCATGGCTATTTTCTGATGTGGATTCCCTCTTCTACAGTCAAGAAACCGAAAAGATATCTGCTCCCGATTTGATCCAGAAGATGGTCGAGTACACTCGCGTGGAAGTCGAGCAGGGCGAGAGACTTCCTGCGATTACGCGTCATCTGCTCCACCTTTTTCATGGGCTGCCCGGAGCCAGAGTTTGGCGCAGGCACTTGAGCGAGAACTCTCATCTGCCAGGCCAGCGAGCCGAGCTGATTCAAGACGCCTTCGACATGATGCGCGAAAAGGCTCAAGCACTCGTGGCCGATTGA
- a CDS encoding DUF5522 domain-containing protein, with amino-acid sequence MAKPTLKPTPKALEAHIQACIREEAMYEDPESGLWVLTSVYLRNRGKCCGSGCRHCPWSEPEQKKAGRQDGPSFPYP; translated from the coding sequence GTGGCTAAACCTACCCTCAAACCTACTCCAAAGGCCCTCGAAGCCCATATCCAGGCTTGCATCCGCGAGGAAGCCATGTATGAGGACCCTGAAAGTGGCCTTTGGGTCTTAACGTCTGTGTACCTTCGCAATCGTGGCAAATGCTGCGGAAGCGGATGTAGACACTGCCCGTGGTCTGAACCCGAACAGAAAAAAGCGGGGCGCCAAGACGGCCCCTCGTTCCCGTACCCATGA
- a CDS encoding DUF4132 domain-containing protein — translation MKETLAALHEAIDQAIKKGAGLEILENFTAESSADWLVQLQVLMFSNVDHELTSAARQKFEEIAQLRGLRSWELADRIVPNCGLGQWYGTEDPFEIRLNAALDPVFVNKSGQVRELTPAEAELCQKDLVTLVDALPTQILRLEAALVEEQRWRKANWESFFLGHPLLARLSQRLVWGAYAESGRLRHIFRVDEEFELLDVEDEPFNLEEPLQVGLLHPLHAQEQELSTWSEVLSDYEIVTLVPQLDRPKFSYPPPLSKSTELKVEFSEPVEHTRLHAWFMARGWSKSQSYYGDVLVRMFRTADTKVTLRLKQNGENVVNIGAKFERFLGHPRSPFMLRDVRPVVISEVISELQSATSA, via the coding sequence GTGAAAGAGACACTGGCTGCACTGCACGAAGCAATTGATCAGGCCATCAAGAAGGGAGCCGGACTAGAAATTCTAGAGAATTTCACTGCCGAGAGCTCGGCAGACTGGCTGGTCCAGCTTCAAGTTCTGATGTTTTCCAATGTTGACCATGAACTGACTTCGGCGGCGCGGCAGAAATTTGAAGAGATTGCGCAGCTTCGTGGATTACGTTCGTGGGAATTAGCGGATCGTATCGTGCCAAACTGCGGTCTGGGCCAGTGGTATGGCACCGAGGATCCCTTTGAAATCAGATTAAACGCGGCCCTTGACCCGGTGTTCGTCAACAAGAGTGGGCAGGTGAGGGAACTGACGCCTGCCGAGGCAGAGCTTTGTCAGAAGGACCTCGTTACGCTTGTGGACGCCCTACCTACACAAATCTTGCGTCTGGAGGCGGCTCTCGTTGAGGAGCAACGGTGGCGAAAGGCAAACTGGGAGTCATTTTTTCTGGGCCACCCATTGCTTGCGAGGCTTTCGCAGCGGCTGGTTTGGGGAGCGTATGCCGAATCGGGACGGCTTCGTCACATTTTCAGGGTTGATGAGGAGTTTGAACTTCTGGATGTGGAGGACGAACCTTTCAACCTCGAGGAACCCTTGCAAGTAGGACTCTTGCATCCGCTCCACGCCCAAGAGCAGGAACTCTCAACATGGAGTGAGGTTCTTTCGGATTACGAGATAGTCACACTCGTCCCGCAGTTGGACAGGCCGAAGTTCAGCTATCCACCTCCGCTCTCGAAGTCTACCGAACTCAAAGTCGAGTTTAGTGAGCCTGTCGAACACACGCGTTTGCACGCATGGTTTATGGCCCGTGGATGGTCAAAGTCTCAATCTTATTATGGAGATGTGCTCGTTCGGATGTTCAGGACGGCCGATACCAAAGTCACACTCAGGCTCAAACAAAACGGTGAGAATGTTGTGAATATCGGCGCAAAATTTGAGCGATTTCTCGGACATCCCCGCTCACCCTTTATGCTCAGGGATGTCAGGCCTGTGGTGATCAGCGAAGTGATTTCTGAGCTTCAATCGGCCACGAGTGCTTGA
- a CDS encoding fused MFS/spermidine synthase produces MTALYTLTMALGALLLFTLQPMVAHILLPKLGGSAGVWTASMLFFQVALLVGYIVAHTFARFLRSTHWMAIQLVALILAAIFLPFEIFELAPDTDEPTLWLLKVLTLHVAPSFILLSATSPTLQSWLSRTRHSQAKDPYFLYAASNAGSFVGLMAYPFLIEPFFGLRLQNQIWTAGFWVFALLVAGVVALSKPTLIIQELSVSTQKAHQPTILLRAKWVLFSAIPSSLLLGLTHYISTDLAAVPLLWVLPLGLYLLTFVLAFSNRVWKPSNGMKRALPAMAIALFATHWMGIPMETRLVAHLIVFFLISWTLHAELANSRPDPRWLTEFFLLTSIGGALGGFFNAFIGPAIFTRAIEYWFILAISCALMPTTSLRKPDALTQDPWQFAAPVLVAASGVLLLFQASFFVPQRAWIAIPVLVLLAASTYFKPKAYAPALAILGLVACFQLTTTKGEVAAQRSFYGAYKVFDRPSPQGIVRRFSHGTTAHGAQLLDRPKLPVAYHHPEGPVGQILKAFAPDSETRVGVLGLGIGAMAAYASEERPFTFYEIDPLVEAIARAHFSYLKDCSKNCTVKIGDGRHLIEKEPIEHFQLLFLDAYNSDSVPTHLMTREALQLYMSRVSDAGAVVFHVSNRYLNIRELVGALAHDARVACRAQTFRPPKQLRIQEFAMTSSFVIVSRDPQNLANLDDRWTECPRLDTIWTDDHANLLSIL; encoded by the coding sequence ATGACCGCCCTCTACACGCTCACCATGGCTCTCGGGGCTCTTCTTCTCTTCACCTTGCAACCCATGGTGGCCCATATCCTCTTGCCCAAACTGGGTGGAAGCGCCGGCGTCTGGACTGCGTCTATGCTCTTCTTTCAGGTCGCGCTTCTGGTTGGGTACATCGTGGCCCACACCTTCGCGCGTTTCTTGCGATCCACGCACTGGATGGCCATTCAACTCGTTGCGCTGATACTCGCGGCCATATTCCTTCCGTTTGAGATCTTCGAACTCGCCCCCGACACCGACGAACCCACGCTTTGGCTACTCAAAGTCCTGACCCTGCACGTCGCACCCTCATTCATACTCTTGAGCGCGACTTCCCCTACGTTGCAGAGCTGGCTTTCACGCACCCGTCATTCCCAGGCAAAGGACCCTTACTTTCTCTATGCGGCGAGCAATGCAGGCAGTTTTGTAGGCCTGATGGCCTACCCCTTCCTGATCGAACCCTTCTTCGGGCTTCGACTTCAAAATCAAATCTGGACGGCTGGGTTCTGGGTGTTCGCCCTCCTCGTCGCGGGAGTTGTGGCACTCTCAAAGCCAACGCTCATCATTCAAGAGCTCAGTGTATCCACTCAAAAAGCGCATCAACCCACAATCCTATTGCGGGCTAAGTGGGTTCTCTTTTCGGCGATTCCCTCGAGCCTTCTGCTCGGCCTCACACACTATATTTCTACCGACTTAGCGGCCGTTCCCCTGCTTTGGGTGCTCCCACTCGGACTCTATTTGCTCACCTTTGTCCTCGCGTTCTCGAACCGGGTTTGGAAGCCTTCTAACGGCATGAAACGTGCTCTTCCCGCGATGGCCATCGCGCTCTTTGCGACCCATTGGATGGGAATCCCGATGGAGACACGGCTCGTCGCTCACCTGATCGTGTTTTTTCTGATCTCTTGGACACTTCATGCTGAATTGGCCAACTCGCGGCCAGATCCTCGCTGGCTAACCGAATTTTTCCTTTTGACCTCGATAGGTGGCGCACTTGGAGGATTCTTCAACGCGTTTATCGGCCCAGCGATATTCACTCGAGCCATTGAGTACTGGTTTATTCTCGCGATCTCTTGTGCGCTTATGCCCACGACCTCCTTGCGGAAACCGGACGCGTTGACCCAGGACCCATGGCAGTTCGCCGCCCCCGTCCTAGTCGCAGCCTCTGGGGTTCTGCTCCTTTTCCAGGCTTCCTTCTTCGTCCCTCAGCGAGCTTGGATCGCAATTCCAGTACTGGTCCTTCTCGCCGCCTCGACCTACTTCAAGCCCAAGGCATACGCTCCAGCGCTGGCCATACTCGGGCTCGTAGCATGTTTCCAACTCACAACCACCAAAGGGGAAGTCGCGGCTCAGCGGAGCTTTTATGGCGCCTACAAAGTCTTTGACCGACCAAGCCCTCAAGGCATTGTTCGGCGGTTTAGCCACGGGACCACGGCACACGGAGCCCAACTCCTCGACCGGCCAAAGCTCCCAGTGGCTTACCACCACCCCGAAGGTCCCGTAGGCCAGATATTGAAAGCGTTCGCGCCGGACTCAGAAACACGCGTCGGCGTACTTGGATTGGGAATCGGCGCCATGGCGGCTTACGCGAGCGAAGAACGGCCATTTACCTTCTACGAGATAGACCCACTGGTAGAGGCGATCGCTCGCGCTCATTTCTCGTATCTCAAAGACTGCTCCAAGAATTGCACGGTCAAGATTGGAGATGGACGCCATCTCATCGAGAAAGAACCCATCGAACACTTTCAACTTCTATTCCTAGACGCCTACAACTCCGACTCAGTCCCAACACACCTGATGACCCGCGAGGCGCTGCAACTCTACATGAGCCGCGTCTCTGACGCGGGAGCCGTGGTCTTTCACGTGTCCAACAGATACCTCAACATCCGAGAGCTCGTTGGAGCGCTGGCGCACGACGCCAGGGTTGCATGCAGAGCCCAGACATTCAGGCCGCCAAAGCAATTGCGGATTCAAGAGTTCGCCATGACCTCCTCTTTTGTAATCGTGTCGCGAGACCCACAGAATCTCGCAAATCTGGATGATCGTTGGACCGAGTGCCCGAGGCTCGATACGATATGGACCGACGATCACGCGAACTTGCTCTCTATCCTTTAA
- a CDS encoding aldehyde dehydrogenase family protein: protein MQPDYVPGSINPSDGTPLDPTESTPLSEIEAHVARARQAQKAWSELPLETRARHLTDLAKFILEHHQDAAKIMSMETGRSELECTMSELVSLPAAVQTHIKVARDTLRPKKMPISKIEYPGKSATVELLPRGVVAIIAPWNYPLGNFWKHLFPALLAGNTVVIKPSEYTPRTGAWLWDACQKVLPKDVVTLVQGSGEVGAKLVESGIDALTFTGSVATGRKVSARAGELLIPISAELGGKDAAIVLSDCDLQRTALGIAQWSVHNCGHNCAAIERVFVEDSIADEFVALLGAIFSNLRVNGPNQTFSELGPIQNPAQFDIVDAHVKDASQKGATIVCEGGPTGDGYGWKPTLIDRCTPDMLVAKEETFGPVLAIIRVKNEDEAVKLANDSPYGLNGSVWTRDIKKGKALAKRLHVGVALVNNHAITGTMTHLPWTGVKETGTGVASSQWAYHVFTRPRTLFIDKSSAPDPWWIPADEQLQELADALIERGKGSFMATLKLAGIVSKRVKNINALAKRGTESRASESKP from the coding sequence ATGCAACCTGATTATGTCCCAGGCTCAATCAATCCGAGCGACGGCACACCGCTGGACCCGACGGAATCAACTCCGTTGTCCGAGATAGAAGCGCATGTCGCTCGCGCGCGACAAGCTCAGAAAGCATGGTCGGAGCTACCGCTGGAAACGCGTGCGCGGCACCTGACAGATCTGGCCAAGTTCATTCTCGAACATCACCAAGATGCCGCCAAGATCATGTCCATGGAGACCGGACGTTCAGAGCTCGAGTGCACGATGAGTGAACTGGTTTCACTGCCCGCGGCCGTGCAAACCCACATCAAGGTCGCAAGAGATACGCTACGGCCAAAGAAGATGCCAATCTCCAAAATCGAGTACCCCGGCAAATCCGCTACTGTGGAGCTTCTACCGAGAGGTGTCGTAGCCATCATCGCCCCGTGGAACTACCCGCTCGGAAATTTCTGGAAGCACCTCTTCCCCGCACTCTTGGCGGGAAACACCGTGGTCATCAAGCCGAGCGAATACACGCCAAGAACTGGAGCCTGGCTTTGGGATGCATGTCAAAAAGTCTTGCCCAAAGATGTCGTTACCCTGGTTCAGGGCTCAGGCGAGGTCGGAGCAAAGCTCGTGGAGTCTGGGATCGATGCGTTGACGTTTACCGGGAGTGTTGCGACCGGCAGGAAAGTTAGCGCTCGTGCGGGGGAACTCTTGATTCCAATTTCTGCCGAGCTCGGGGGTAAAGACGCCGCTATTGTACTCTCGGATTGTGATCTCCAACGAACGGCTCTCGGAATTGCACAATGGTCGGTCCATAACTGTGGACACAATTGTGCGGCGATTGAGCGGGTTTTTGTGGAAGATTCGATCGCAGACGAGTTCGTTGCCCTGCTCGGTGCAATTTTCTCCAACCTCAGGGTTAACGGCCCAAACCAGACCTTCAGTGAGCTTGGCCCAATCCAGAACCCTGCGCAGTTCGACATCGTGGACGCCCACGTCAAAGACGCCTCTCAAAAAGGCGCAACCATCGTATGCGAAGGTGGTCCAACGGGAGACGGATACGGATGGAAACCAACCCTCATCGATCGATGCACGCCCGACATGCTCGTGGCCAAGGAAGAAACATTCGGCCCCGTACTAGCGATCATCCGAGTCAAGAACGAAGACGAAGCGGTCAAACTCGCCAACGATTCCCCGTATGGGCTCAATGGATCGGTTTGGACGCGTGATATCAAAAAGGGAAAGGCTTTAGCCAAGAGACTCCATGTCGGAGTCGCTTTGGTGAACAACCATGCGATCACCGGCACCATGACCCATCTACCGTGGACCGGGGTTAAAGAGACGGGCACTGGGGTCGCGTCAAGCCAGTGGGCCTATCACGTCTTTACGCGGCCAAGGACCCTTTTCATTGATAAGTCGAGCGCTCCCGATCCGTGGTGGATTCCTGCCGACGAGCAACTTCAAGAGTTGGCAGACGCCCTTATCGAGCGTGGAAAGGGCTCTTTTATGGCCACCTTGAAACTGGCTGGCATCGTGTCCAAACGCGTCAAGAACATCAACGCGCTCGCAAAGCGAGGCACCGAATCAAGAGCTTCGGAATCAAAACCGTAA